The proteins below are encoded in one region of Gopherus flavomarginatus isolate rGopFla2 chromosome 12, rGopFla2.mat.asm, whole genome shotgun sequence:
- the LOC127032541 gene encoding olfactory receptor 5V1-like: protein MGNQTEVTEFIILGLSNDPQMQIFLFMVFSAVYLITLLANMVIMLAIRADPHLHTPMYFFLSHLSFVDICYSSAIVPNMLVHFVAEHKTISVNSCIAQVFFIFLLATNEIFILSAMAYDRYAAICAPLRYMERMSKGICVQLVSGAWAISFFHALLNTVFTLKLHFCGPNQISHFSCELPSLLHLSCTETFTNQVLLLTSILIFGSSSFLFTLISYIHIISTILRIQSEEGRHKAFSTCSSHLIVVGLFYVTGFLQYTKPSSVSSVVLDEMFSIQYSILTPMLNPIIYSLKNKEVKTAVGKTLGKFKFLK from the coding sequence atgggaaatcaaacTGAAGTGACTGAATTTATTATCCTGGGACTTTCCAATGACCCACAGATGCAGATTTTCCTCTTCATGGTGTTTTCAGCTGTCTACCTAATCACACTGTTGGCAAACATGGTGATCATGCTGGCAATAAGGGCTGATCCTCACCTTCACACCCCAATGTATTTCTTCCTGTCTCATTTATCCTTTGTTGATATCTGCTATTCCTCAGCCATTGTCCCTAATATGTTGGTGCATTTTGTAGCAGAGCACAAAACCATTTCTGTCAATAGCTGCATTGCACAGGTGTTTTTCATTTTCCTGCTGGCTACTAATGAAATTTTTATTCTCTCAGCCATGGCTTATGACCGCTATGCTGCCATCTGTGCCCCATTGCGTTACATGGAGAGAATGAGCAAAGGGATCTGTGTTCAGCTGGTGAGTGGTGCATGGGCAATAAGTTTCTTCCATGCCCTGCTTAACACTGTTTTTACCCTCAAGTTGCATTTCTGTGGGCCCAATCAAATCAGCCATTTCAGCTGTGAGCTCCCTTCTCTATTACATCTGTCCTGCACTGAGACCTTCACTAATCAAGTGCTGCTTCTTACTTCTATTCTGATATTTGGATCAAGCTCCTTTCTCTTCACTCTGATCTCCTACATTCACATCATCTCCACTATCCTGAGGATACAGTCTGAGGAGGGcaggcataaagccttctccacctgcagctcccacctgatTGTGGTCGGCTTGTTCTACGTGACAGGTTTTCTCCAGTACACAAAACCCAGCTCAGTTTCCTCTGTGGTGCTCGATGAAATGTTCTCCATCCAGTACAGCATCTTaacccccatgttaaaccccatcatctacagcctgaaaaacaaAGAGGTGAAAACAGCTGTAGGGAAAACATTGGGGAAATTCAAATTTCTCAAGTAG
- the LOC127032121 gene encoding olfactory receptor 12-like, producing MVPVREWNCTAVMEFILLGFRNGPGCQMIPSVLFLVIYTVTVLGNTTLVLIIRVNTRLHTPMYFFLMNLSLLDLCFTSTIAPKAMASFLSGSKAISYNECATQFFLFCFFLATEGFLLATMAYDRYTAICNPLLYPVTMSKWVCIQMVVGSYICGCVNSMLQTGFTFMLHYCGCKAIDHFFCDGPPLNSLSCSDTYINNLVMFTLYGLIIAITALIVLISYIYIISTVLRIRSAEGRHKAFSTCTSHMLVVTLFYGTTAFMYAQPTWLSSLYPRKALSVFYTFVTPMLNPFIYSLRNKDVKEALRRTMGHKSLTK from the coding sequence ATGGTGCCAGTGAGAGAGTGGAACTGCACAGCAGTCATGGAATTCATCCTGCTAGGGTTTAGAAATGGTCCAGGATGCCAGATGATCCCCTCTGTCTTGTTTCTGGTGATCTACACAGTAACCGTGCTGGGAAACACCACCCTGGTCCTCATCATTAGAGTCAACACTcgccttcacacccccatgtacttcttcctcatGAACCTGTCACTCTTAGACCTCTGCTTCACCTCCACCATTGCCCCCAAAGCCATGGCAAGCTTCCTATCAGggagcaaagccatttcctataACGAATGTGCCACCCAATTCTTCCTCTTCTGTTTCTTCCTTGCCACTGAAGGTTTCCTCCTAGCAACAATGGCATATGATCGATACACCGCCATCTGCAACCCGCTCCTGTATCCCGTCACCATGTCCAAGTGGGTTTGCATTCAGATGGTGGTAGGGTCGTATATCTGCGGCTGTGTGAACTCCATGTTGCAAACAGGGTTCACCTTTATGCTGCACTATTGTGGATGTAAGGCGATCgatcatttcttctgtgatgGCCCTCCCTTGAACAGTCTCTCCTGCAGCGACACGTACATCAATAATCTTGTGATGTTTACCTTATATGGCCTCATCATAGCGATCACTGCCCTGATTGTGCTCATCTCCTACATCTACATCATCTCCACCGTCCTCCGGATTCGCTCTGCTGAGGGTAGGCACAAAGCCTTCTCCACTTGCACCTCCCACATGTTGGTTGTGACTTTATTTTATGGGACCACTGCTTTCATGTACGCCCAGCCCACTTGGTTATCTTCTCTGTACCCAAGGAAAGCATTATCTGTGTTTTACACTTTTGTCACCCCCATGTTGAATCCCTTTATCTATAGCCTGAGAAACAAGGACGTTAAAGAAGCTTTGAGAAGGACTATGGGCCACAAATCCTTGACAAAATGA